The Chitinophaga niabensis genome segment AGTAAAAGGCCCTTATGAGGTGGTAGGCTCTTTATTTCAAAAGAAGAAATAAACGACCTAATACCCTGTAATGATCGTTGTAACACTCGCCGGCGCAATATCAACCGCTCCGGCCCTTACCTTTTGCTTCTGCAGTTTACTTGCTGAACTGGTTACATACATTTCCAAAACCCGCTTAGGCAGTATCGCTTTCTTCGCAACAGGCTCTGCATTGATCAGTACTACTACGATCCGTTTATCTTTTTCCTGTTTAAATGCAGAAACCATACAGTTCGCCGGCATATCAAAACCCGCTTCTATCCTTTTCATACCGGGTCTTACAAACCGGCTGTAATTCCCCAATGCCCAAAGCATTTTACTGTCGTAAAAATTACCGTCTTCTTTTCCTTTGTCGATATAAATGAGTCCGTCTTTATAATTGTAAGGAGAAATGGCCAGCCACCATTGCCAGGCTGCGGCATTAGCCACGGTCAGGTCTGTATGGATGGTACGGGCAACATACAAAGCGGCATTTATACCTGTATCTCTTTTCTCTCCGTTTATTTCCCCATTATTATCTCCCAGGATACAATATTCCGATTGCCAGTATTTCAATCCTTTTATTTCTGCCATGCGGCGTGCAATGGCCTGCCTTATTTCTATGCCGGATGCTAAGGGAGAAGTAGAGAAGTAACTATGTGCCGCAACTGTTTTGCTGACGTTGGATAAGTTACCCGTATAAAAAGGAGAGGCAGGATTAAAGAATGCATTTACCTGGTTGCCTTTCCCCGGTTTATCTTCGTCCGCCAGCAGGTATTTCACATGCCCTGCTTCAGGGATCAGGATCCGGGTGGATAAACGGTTAGCCAATAGTGATGCGCTCAATGACCTTACCACCCCGGCAACCTGTCCGTTATTATAAGGGTTTCCCTCCTGCCCGCCATCACTCCAATCCCATTGCGGTTCATTAACAGGGCTCACATAATCCAGCGTAATGCCGGTACGTGATCTTATTCCTTTCACCACACCGGCAACATATTCACCCAGTGCATCATACTTTTCCTGGTCAATATTACATTGGCCCTGGGAAGCAAATGCTTTCCCATTGTTGGTAAGATGTACGGGCGGGCTGTTCAGGAATCCCAGGAACTGTTTCACGCCCCGTTCTTTTGCAGCCTGTAATAACCATACCTGGCCGGCTACATCCTGCCAGTTATACTTACCATCCTTACTCAGCAGATTGCCTGCGCGCCGCCATTCATCCCTGATACCGCTTTCCCGTCCCTGTTCCCTGCTGCCTGCACCTATGTTGTAACGCCACATGGAAAGGCCAATGCCTTTGGGGCTGCCGTCAGGGAAATTCCCTGTGCTGAACAACAGGTCTGCGATCGCATTCTTTTTAGCAGCAGGCCAGGTTCCTACAAACTGGCCGGACCATGCATCGGAAGCCGCGAAATTCTCTATCACCTGGTATTCTTTCGCCGGGTCCAGGATCACTTTGAACTGGCCGGATACGCTGTTACACAACAGCATACCGGCCAGGAATAAACTTTTAGTAGCCTTCATTTTGGGTTATCTTATTATTAGAAGCCTGTATCTCTGCCCTTGGAATAGGAAGCCAGTAATGCTTCGTTTGAAAGAGCCTGCCTGTCAATGCAACTTTACGTGTATACGTAAAGGTATTACCATTTTTAACAACATCTATACCGTAAGCAGGTACATTCTCTGTTACGTCGGCAATCTTCCAGCGGCGTACATCATAAAAGCGGTGTTCTTCAAAAGCCAGCTCTACCCTTCTTTCATTCCGAATGCGTGCCCGCATCTCTGCCTGTGAAAGTCCTGCCGGCAAAGGAGGCATGCCCACACCCTGTCTTTGCCTGATGCGGTTCACAGCGTCGTACACTGTTGCATCGGGGCCAACTGCTTCATTCTGTGCTTCAGCATAGTTGAGCAGTACTTCTGCAAAGCGCATGTAGATCCAGGGTTGGAAACCCGCTACATCCCATGGGTTATTGATCGGGTAAGCATCATTCTGGAATTTCCGTGTATAGTATCCTGTTTTAGAAGTATTCCAGTTCTCATTACCATCTTTACTATCCCTGCCGCCCGGTGTAAAAGTTTCTACGGCGCGGCCCCTGTAATTAGCTGTATTGTAAAGGATGGAAGCCGCGAGGCGCGGGTCCCTGTTGGAATAAGGATCTTGCGGATTATAACCGGATGTGGGATCCGTAATACTTTTACCCGAGGTCGTTTCATAATCATCCACCAGGTTCTGCAACGGCGTATTACCACCCCATGCGCCATAACCGTTTGGCGCGGATGCTATTTCAAGCGGGAAGTGAGAAGCATTCTTTGTATAAAGTCTTTCAAAGATGATCTCATTACTTTCCGGTGTGAGGAACAGGTTAGCATAACCGCCGGTATGTAAACTGTAACGGTTTAAGTCCATCACTGCTTTGGCAGCAGCTGCAGCGGCTGCCCATGTACCTGCGTTATACAATGGGCTTGCTGCATACAATGCCATCCTGGCTTTCAAAGCCAGCGCGGCACCATTGGTGGCTCTGCCCAGTTTCCAGCTATCGCTGTTGGCAGCAGGCAGGTCTGGTGCGGCAGCACTCAGTTCAGCCAGAATATAATCTACTGTTTGTTTGATGGTGGAACGTGCAAAGAGTGCAGGGTCAGAAAGGTCATCTCCAAGATTGTATACCTTATCTCCCATCAGTATCGCACCACCATAATTGGTGAGCAGATCGAAATAACGATAGGCCCTGATGAAACGTAATTCAGCGGCCAGCATTTTTCTATGCCCTTCAGAGAACGGCACCTTACTGATATTCGCCAGTGCATAGTTACATTCCCTGATACTACGATAACTCCTTCCCCAAACCGTTCCTGCAATACCGAGGTTTTCCGGTGCCAGTTGCCCTCTCACTATCAGCCAGGTATTATCGTCATTATTGTAAATGCATTCATCACTTAATGAACTCCACATGGCCCAGGTGAAACCTCTGCCAAAACCGGGAATATCTTCTTTATCCTGCAACCTTACGCCGAGATAACGATTGGTAACAAATGCTTCAAACAAAGTAGAGTCCGCCAGCAGGAATTCCTGCGAAACCTTATCTGTTGGCTTTACTTCCAGGAAATCTTTCTGGCAGGATGCTGCCATTGCCCAGGTGGCAAAGAAGGTGAGTATATATATGACGTTGTTTTTCATTGCTGGAATTTTTAAAATTAGAATCGCACGTTTACACCAATATTCACAATACGCTGTTGCGGGTAGAACTGCCCGCTGTTGCTGTTCCCTTCCGGATCATAATCTTTCACTTTGGTGAAAGTGACCAGGTTGAATGCATTCACATATAAGCGGAGTGATTGCATCTTTAACATGCCTGCCGGGAAGTTGTACCCCAGTTCAACATTCTTCAACCTTAAGAAAGAGGCATCGTTCAGCCAAAATGTATTGGGATACAATCCGCCGTTCACGGAAGAAGATGCTCTTGTATCTACTCTTGGATAAGTGCCTTGTATATTGGAAGGGCTCCAGCGGTTATCAGCCCAGCTGCTGTAAAAGTTTCCTACAGTTCCTGACTCCGGCAACACGTACTGGCTTACCCTGGACTGACCAGCCCATACCATAGACAGATCAAAGTTTTTGTAGTCTGCATAGGCCGTGATGCCGTAAGATATTTCAGGAATATTCCCGTATCTGGAACGTACCTGGTCGTCGGCTGTGATCTTGCCGTCTTTGTTATAATCTTCATAGATCAGGTCTCCCAATTGTGCGCCGGTCAGGTGTGGATTTTTATCCAGATCTGCCTGCGTGCGGAAGATGCCGATGTTGTTATACAGGAGGTAAGTATTCAATGGTTGGCCTGTTTGGCGCTGATAAGGCAGTACACCAGGCGCCTCATCAATGAATACGATATCGCTCTTTGCATAGGTGATGTTTCCCGAAACTCCATAGTGGAAGCGTCCTTCCCGGCGATCGTAACCAATAGTGGCCTCTACACCATTGTTATCTATCTTTCCTATATTTTCTGAAGGCACCAGCGGGTCTGCACCAAATGGATTAACAATACCCGAAACAAATGG includes the following:
- a CDS encoding glycoside hydrolase; amino-acid sequence: MKATKSLFLAGMLLCNSVSGQFKVILDPAKEYQVIENFAASDAWSGQFVGTWPAAKKNAIADLLFSTGNFPDGSPKGIGLSMWRYNIGAGSREQGRESGIRDEWRRAGNLLSKDGKYNWQDVAGQVWLLQAAKERGVKQFLGFLNSPPVHLTNNGKAFASQGQCNIDQEKYDALGEYVAGVVKGIRSRTGITLDYVSPVNEPQWDWSDGGQEGNPYNNGQVAGVVRSLSASLLANRLSTRILIPEAGHVKYLLADEDKPGKGNQVNAFFNPASPFYTGNLSNVSKTVAAHSYFSTSPLASGIEIRQAIARRMAEIKGLKYWQSEYCILGDNNGEINGEKRDTGINAALYVARTIHTDLTVANAAAWQWWLAISPYNYKDGLIYIDKGKEDGNFYDSKMLWALGNYSRFVRPGMKRIEAGFDMPANCMVSAFKQEKDKRIVVVLINAEPVAKKAILPKRVLEMYVTSSASKLQKQKVRAGAVDIAPASVTTIITGY
- a CDS encoding RagB/SusD family nutrient uptake outer membrane protein gives rise to the protein MKNNVIYILTFFATWAMAASCQKDFLEVKPTDKVSQEFLLADSTLFEAFVTNRYLGVRLQDKEDIPGFGRGFTWAMWSSLSDECIYNNDDNTWLIVRGQLAPENLGIAGTVWGRSYRSIRECNYALANISKVPFSEGHRKMLAAELRFIRAYRYFDLLTNYGGAILMGDKVYNLGDDLSDPALFARSTIKQTVDYILAELSAAAPDLPAANSDSWKLGRATNGAALALKARMALYAASPLYNAGTWAAAAAAAKAVMDLNRYSLHTGGYANLFLTPESNEIIFERLYTKNASHFPLEIASAPNGYGAWGGNTPLQNLVDDYETTSGKSITDPTSGYNPQDPYSNRDPRLAASILYNTANYRGRAVETFTPGGRDSKDGNENWNTSKTGYYTRKFQNDAYPINNPWDVAGFQPWIYMRFAEVLLNYAEAQNEAVGPDATVYDAVNRIRQRQGVGMPPLPAGLSQAEMRARIRNERRVELAFEEHRFYDVRRWKIADVTENVPAYGIDVVKNGNTFTYTRKVALTGRLFQTKHYWLPIPRAEIQASNNKITQNEGY